A genomic region of Thunnus albacares chromosome 2, fThuAlb1.1, whole genome shotgun sequence contains the following coding sequences:
- the LOC122990195 gene encoding ankyrin repeat domain-containing protein 31-like isoform X1, protein MTDSCYQEYEKNSDASSSDDDSISLLHDPYACQSRGAAEDMEISDLASQDGNKEQKNKVEMEINQLKAAHPGADPRISCCSQSAAGHADSASQSVANVKKPGKIRLRKRDGKGETLLHKACKRKDLTRVKALIQAGISVNMEDYAGWTALHEASAVGHEAAVEELLKAGANVNARSFDGVTPLHDAAFSGHYQVVKLLLQHGSNPRDRNVGGLSALDMAEEENVKELLLTLQASSVVHEQTGEASAQYRQPGDTSSEVQGHKQLSCQNSFGPSRSDTSNVQSRDSGDRDGAREPSDIQLRKKDTITDNLIHSEAIREVLEEVGKKQTEMLTWPLTEPADADKYHTALKQIQCVLIDILAKQHLEKDNLAHKYWSVSESLRQRVLKSQLISLASCQRNLVVILQKQMHLVEVYVTMKAKLSTRSPIYQGSPVVRQQPDHFSTPASRAASSKGREVHMCFPNNCNQDRQRKESHEPVTQASLLRSAPSSNAKDVTVQRPPAPSPTQGTKVNSGQRRPPQPGNTLQHINFQMKGKNALIQTRAEDKSRHLSKLIQEGKMPSGSVLQLFLKGHWHLANVRGDGSIKDSKGKLHSAPERWLESIFGNYIPVSSTYAWDKVTFRDKPLSHYLLNTESEGNAPQMCPEEDVQLCSDRSTQETLTTAAASLNRLMKIKRIHLVDDDELLPNAIMDCYWEKLLQKDYSEFEDWGIEL, encoded by the exons atgactgacagctgttaTCAGGAATATGAGAAGAACAGCGATGCATCATCTTCAGACGATGACTCTATAAGCCTGTTGCATGATCCTTACGCGTGCCAAAGCAGAGGGGCAGCTGAGGACATGGAGATAAGTGATTTAGCTTCACAAGATGGAAACAAggagcagaaaaacaaagtggAGATGGAGATTAATCAACTGAAAGCAGCCCATCCAGGGGCAGATCCAAGGATATCCTGCTGTAGCCAGTCTGCAGCAGGCCATGCTGATTCTGCATCTCAATCAG tagcaaatgtaaaaaaaccCGGAAAGATACGACTTCGCAAGAGAGACGGAAAGGGAGAGACTCTCCTTCACAAAGCATGCAAGAGAAAAGATCTGACCCGAGTCAAAGCGCTCATTCAGGCTGGGATCAGTGTCAACATGGAAGATTATGCAG GCTGGACAGCTCTCCATGAGGCATCTGCCGTGGGTCACGAGGCAGCGGTTGAGGAACTGTTGAAGGCTGGAGCTAATGTTAATGCTAGAAGCTTTGATGGTGTCACACCCCTACATGATGCTGCTTTCTCTGGACACTATCAG GTAGTGAAGCTTCTCCTCCAACATGGCTCAAACCCCAGAGACAGGAATGTTGGTGGCCTCAGTGCATTGGACAtggcagaggaggagaatgTTAAAGAACTGCTCTTAACTTTGCAAGCATCTTCTGTGGTACATGAGCAGACTGGTGAAGCCTCTGCACAATACAGACAACCTG GTGACACATCTTCAGAGGTTCAGGGCCACAAGCAGCTCtcctgccagaacagcttcgGTCCCAGCCGCAGTGACACGTCAAATGTACAGTCCAGAGACTCAGGTGACAGAGATGGAGCCAGAGAGCCCAGTGACATTCAgctgagaaagaaagacacCATCACTGATAAT ctgatTCATTCAGAGGCCATAAGAGAGGttttggaggaggtggggaAGAAGCAAACAGAAATGTTGACTTGGCCTCTAACAGAACCAGCGGATGCAG acAAATATCATACAGCTCTAAAACAGATCCAGTGTGTGCTGATTGACATACTCGCCAAGCAGCACTTGGAGAAGGATAATCTTGCCCACAAGTACTG GAGTGTGTCTGAATCCCTTCGGCAACGTGTGTTGAAAAGTCAACTGATCTCCCTCGCTTCATGTCAGAGGAACTTAGTGGTGATCCTCCAGAAGCAAATGCATTTGGTAGAGGTGTATGTAACCATGAAGGCCAAACTCTCCACTCGGTCTCCCATATATCAAGGCAGTCCAGTAGTGAGACAGCAGCCAGATCACTTCTCAACTCCAGCTTCCAGAGCTGCCTCTTCTAAAGGTAGGGAGGTGCACATGTGCTTTCCAAACAACTGTAATcaagacagacaaagaaaggaAAGCCATGAGCCAGTTACACAGGCCAGCCTGTTGAGATCAGCACCTTCAAGCAATGCCAAAGATGTTACCGTGCAAAGACCTCCTGCTCCCTCACCAACCCAGGGGACAAAGGTCAACAGTGGTCAGAGAAGACCTCCACAACCAGGAAACACTTTGCAACACATAAACTTTCAGATGAAAGGAAAGAATGCACTGATACAGACAAGAGCTGAAGACAAAAGCAGACACCTCTCTAAGCTCATACAGGAAGGGAAAATGCCATCTGGAAGTGTTCTACAGCTGTTTTTGAAG GGTCATTGGCACCTTGCTAATGTGCGGGGGGATGGGTCGATAAAGGACAGTAAAGGAAAGTTGCACTCGGCTCCAGAGCGCTGGCTGGAGTCTATCTTTGGTAACTACATCCCTGTAAGCTCAACGTACGCCTGGGACAAG GTGACTTTCAGAGACAAACCTTTGTCTCATTACTTATTGAACACGGAGTCTGAAGGAAACGCACCCCAGATGTGTCCTGAGGAGGATGTTCAACTCTGCAGCGATAGATCTACTCAGGAGACACTGACCACAG cGGCAGCCAGCCTGAATCGCCTGATGAAAATCAAGAGAATTCATTTGGTGGATGATGACGAGCTGCTGCCAAATGCCATAATGGACTGCTACTGGGAGAAGCTCTTGCAGAAAGACTATTCAGAGTTTGAAGACTGGGGAATTGAATTATAA
- the LOC122990195 gene encoding ankyrin repeat domain-containing protein 31-like isoform X2 has translation MTDSCYQEYEKNSDASSSDDDSISLLHDPYACQSRGAAEDMEISDLASQDGNKEQKNKVEMEINQLKAAHPGADPRISCCSQSAAGHADSASQSANVKKPGKIRLRKRDGKGETLLHKACKRKDLTRVKALIQAGISVNMEDYAGWTALHEASAVGHEAAVEELLKAGANVNARSFDGVTPLHDAAFSGHYQVVKLLLQHGSNPRDRNVGGLSALDMAEEENVKELLLTLQASSVVHEQTGEASAQYRQPGDTSSEVQGHKQLSCQNSFGPSRSDTSNVQSRDSGDRDGAREPSDIQLRKKDTITDNLIHSEAIREVLEEVGKKQTEMLTWPLTEPADADKYHTALKQIQCVLIDILAKQHLEKDNLAHKYWSVSESLRQRVLKSQLISLASCQRNLVVILQKQMHLVEVYVTMKAKLSTRSPIYQGSPVVRQQPDHFSTPASRAASSKGREVHMCFPNNCNQDRQRKESHEPVTQASLLRSAPSSNAKDVTVQRPPAPSPTQGTKVNSGQRRPPQPGNTLQHINFQMKGKNALIQTRAEDKSRHLSKLIQEGKMPSGSVLQLFLKGHWHLANVRGDGSIKDSKGKLHSAPERWLESIFGNYIPVSSTYAWDKVTFRDKPLSHYLLNTESEGNAPQMCPEEDVQLCSDRSTQETLTTAAASLNRLMKIKRIHLVDDDELLPNAIMDCYWEKLLQKDYSEFEDWGIEL, from the exons atgactgacagctgttaTCAGGAATATGAGAAGAACAGCGATGCATCATCTTCAGACGATGACTCTATAAGCCTGTTGCATGATCCTTACGCGTGCCAAAGCAGAGGGGCAGCTGAGGACATGGAGATAAGTGATTTAGCTTCACAAGATGGAAACAAggagcagaaaaacaaagtggAGATGGAGATTAATCAACTGAAAGCAGCCCATCCAGGGGCAGATCCAAGGATATCCTGCTGTAGCCAGTCTGCAGCAGGCCATGCTGATTCTGCATCTCAATCAG caaatgtaaaaaaaccCGGAAAGATACGACTTCGCAAGAGAGACGGAAAGGGAGAGACTCTCCTTCACAAAGCATGCAAGAGAAAAGATCTGACCCGAGTCAAAGCGCTCATTCAGGCTGGGATCAGTGTCAACATGGAAGATTATGCAG GCTGGACAGCTCTCCATGAGGCATCTGCCGTGGGTCACGAGGCAGCGGTTGAGGAACTGTTGAAGGCTGGAGCTAATGTTAATGCTAGAAGCTTTGATGGTGTCACACCCCTACATGATGCTGCTTTCTCTGGACACTATCAG GTAGTGAAGCTTCTCCTCCAACATGGCTCAAACCCCAGAGACAGGAATGTTGGTGGCCTCAGTGCATTGGACAtggcagaggaggagaatgTTAAAGAACTGCTCTTAACTTTGCAAGCATCTTCTGTGGTACATGAGCAGACTGGTGAAGCCTCTGCACAATACAGACAACCTG GTGACACATCTTCAGAGGTTCAGGGCCACAAGCAGCTCtcctgccagaacagcttcgGTCCCAGCCGCAGTGACACGTCAAATGTACAGTCCAGAGACTCAGGTGACAGAGATGGAGCCAGAGAGCCCAGTGACATTCAgctgagaaagaaagacacCATCACTGATAAT ctgatTCATTCAGAGGCCATAAGAGAGGttttggaggaggtggggaAGAAGCAAACAGAAATGTTGACTTGGCCTCTAACAGAACCAGCGGATGCAG acAAATATCATACAGCTCTAAAACAGATCCAGTGTGTGCTGATTGACATACTCGCCAAGCAGCACTTGGAGAAGGATAATCTTGCCCACAAGTACTG GAGTGTGTCTGAATCCCTTCGGCAACGTGTGTTGAAAAGTCAACTGATCTCCCTCGCTTCATGTCAGAGGAACTTAGTGGTGATCCTCCAGAAGCAAATGCATTTGGTAGAGGTGTATGTAACCATGAAGGCCAAACTCTCCACTCGGTCTCCCATATATCAAGGCAGTCCAGTAGTGAGACAGCAGCCAGATCACTTCTCAACTCCAGCTTCCAGAGCTGCCTCTTCTAAAGGTAGGGAGGTGCACATGTGCTTTCCAAACAACTGTAATcaagacagacaaagaaaggaAAGCCATGAGCCAGTTACACAGGCCAGCCTGTTGAGATCAGCACCTTCAAGCAATGCCAAAGATGTTACCGTGCAAAGACCTCCTGCTCCCTCACCAACCCAGGGGACAAAGGTCAACAGTGGTCAGAGAAGACCTCCACAACCAGGAAACACTTTGCAACACATAAACTTTCAGATGAAAGGAAAGAATGCACTGATACAGACAAGAGCTGAAGACAAAAGCAGACACCTCTCTAAGCTCATACAGGAAGGGAAAATGCCATCTGGAAGTGTTCTACAGCTGTTTTTGAAG GGTCATTGGCACCTTGCTAATGTGCGGGGGGATGGGTCGATAAAGGACAGTAAAGGAAAGTTGCACTCGGCTCCAGAGCGCTGGCTGGAGTCTATCTTTGGTAACTACATCCCTGTAAGCTCAACGTACGCCTGGGACAAG GTGACTTTCAGAGACAAACCTTTGTCTCATTACTTATTGAACACGGAGTCTGAAGGAAACGCACCCCAGATGTGTCCTGAGGAGGATGTTCAACTCTGCAGCGATAGATCTACTCAGGAGACACTGACCACAG cGGCAGCCAGCCTGAATCGCCTGATGAAAATCAAGAGAATTCATTTGGTGGATGATGACGAGCTGCTGCCAAATGCCATAATGGACTGCTACTGGGAGAAGCTCTTGCAGAAAGACTATTCAGAGTTTGAAGACTGGGGAATTGAATTATAA
- the LOC122990195 gene encoding ankyrin repeat domain-containing protein 31-like isoform X3 translates to MTDSCYQEYEKNSDASSSDDDSISLLHDPYACQSRGAAEDMEISDLASQDGNKEQKNKVEMEINQLKAAHPGADPRISCCSQSAAGHADSASQSVANVKKPGKIRLRKRDGKGETLLHKACKRKDLTRVKALIQAGISVNMEDYAGWTALHEASAVGHEAAVEELLKAGANVNARSFDGVTPLHDAAFSGHYQVVKLLLQHGSNPRDRNVGGLSALDMAEEENVKELLLTLQASSVVHEQTGEASAQYRQPGDTSSEVQGHKQLSCQNSFGPSRSDTSNVQSRDSGDRDGAREPSDIQLRKKDTITDNLIHSEAIREVLEEVGKKQTEMLTWPLTEPADADKYHTALKQIQCVLIDILAKQHLEKDNLAHKYWSVSESLRQRVLKSQLISLASCQRNLVVILQKQMHLVEVYVTMKAKLSTRSPIYQGSPVVRQQPDHFSTPASRAASSKGREVHMCFPNNCNQDRQRKESHEPVTQASLLRSAPSSNAKDVTVQRPPAPSPTQGTKVNSGQRRPPQPGNTLQHINFQMKGKNALIQTRAEDKSRHLSKLIQEGKMPSGSVLQLFLKGHWHLANVRGDGSIKDSKGKLHSAPERWLESIFGDFQRQTFVSLLIEHGV, encoded by the exons atgactgacagctgttaTCAGGAATATGAGAAGAACAGCGATGCATCATCTTCAGACGATGACTCTATAAGCCTGTTGCATGATCCTTACGCGTGCCAAAGCAGAGGGGCAGCTGAGGACATGGAGATAAGTGATTTAGCTTCACAAGATGGAAACAAggagcagaaaaacaaagtggAGATGGAGATTAATCAACTGAAAGCAGCCCATCCAGGGGCAGATCCAAGGATATCCTGCTGTAGCCAGTCTGCAGCAGGCCATGCTGATTCTGCATCTCAATCAG tagcaaatgtaaaaaaaccCGGAAAGATACGACTTCGCAAGAGAGACGGAAAGGGAGAGACTCTCCTTCACAAAGCATGCAAGAGAAAAGATCTGACCCGAGTCAAAGCGCTCATTCAGGCTGGGATCAGTGTCAACATGGAAGATTATGCAG GCTGGACAGCTCTCCATGAGGCATCTGCCGTGGGTCACGAGGCAGCGGTTGAGGAACTGTTGAAGGCTGGAGCTAATGTTAATGCTAGAAGCTTTGATGGTGTCACACCCCTACATGATGCTGCTTTCTCTGGACACTATCAG GTAGTGAAGCTTCTCCTCCAACATGGCTCAAACCCCAGAGACAGGAATGTTGGTGGCCTCAGTGCATTGGACAtggcagaggaggagaatgTTAAAGAACTGCTCTTAACTTTGCAAGCATCTTCTGTGGTACATGAGCAGACTGGTGAAGCCTCTGCACAATACAGACAACCTG GTGACACATCTTCAGAGGTTCAGGGCCACAAGCAGCTCtcctgccagaacagcttcgGTCCCAGCCGCAGTGACACGTCAAATGTACAGTCCAGAGACTCAGGTGACAGAGATGGAGCCAGAGAGCCCAGTGACATTCAgctgagaaagaaagacacCATCACTGATAAT ctgatTCATTCAGAGGCCATAAGAGAGGttttggaggaggtggggaAGAAGCAAACAGAAATGTTGACTTGGCCTCTAACAGAACCAGCGGATGCAG acAAATATCATACAGCTCTAAAACAGATCCAGTGTGTGCTGATTGACATACTCGCCAAGCAGCACTTGGAGAAGGATAATCTTGCCCACAAGTACTG GAGTGTGTCTGAATCCCTTCGGCAACGTGTGTTGAAAAGTCAACTGATCTCCCTCGCTTCATGTCAGAGGAACTTAGTGGTGATCCTCCAGAAGCAAATGCATTTGGTAGAGGTGTATGTAACCATGAAGGCCAAACTCTCCACTCGGTCTCCCATATATCAAGGCAGTCCAGTAGTGAGACAGCAGCCAGATCACTTCTCAACTCCAGCTTCCAGAGCTGCCTCTTCTAAAGGTAGGGAGGTGCACATGTGCTTTCCAAACAACTGTAATcaagacagacaaagaaaggaAAGCCATGAGCCAGTTACACAGGCCAGCCTGTTGAGATCAGCACCTTCAAGCAATGCCAAAGATGTTACCGTGCAAAGACCTCCTGCTCCCTCACCAACCCAGGGGACAAAGGTCAACAGTGGTCAGAGAAGACCTCCACAACCAGGAAACACTTTGCAACACATAAACTTTCAGATGAAAGGAAAGAATGCACTGATACAGACAAGAGCTGAAGACAAAAGCAGACACCTCTCTAAGCTCATACAGGAAGGGAAAATGCCATCTGGAAGTGTTCTACAGCTGTTTTTGAAG GGTCATTGGCACCTTGCTAATGTGCGGGGGGATGGGTCGATAAAGGACAGTAAAGGAAAGTTGCACTCGGCTCCAGAGCGCTGGCTGGAGTCTATCTTTG GTGACTTTCAGAGACAAACCTTTGTCTCATTACTTATTGAACACGGAGTCTGA